In Apium graveolens cultivar Ventura chromosome 10, ASM990537v1, whole genome shotgun sequence, the following are encoded in one genomic region:
- the LOC141689546 gene encoding LOW QUALITY PROTEIN: MDIS1-interacting receptor like kinase 2-like (The sequence of the model RefSeq protein was modified relative to this genomic sequence to represent the inferred CDS: deleted 1 base in 1 codon), whose product MNAGNGDVCSIWNFDGNIAYEDIIRATNNFDIRYCIGTGGYGSVYEARLPSGKTVALKKLHRLEAEEPAFDSSFRNEVHVLSNIRHKNIVKLFGFCLHHRCMFLVYEYIENGSLFCALRDDGHALELDWSKRVNIVKGIALALSYLHHECTPSIVHRDISTNNILLNSTMEAFVADFGESRLLDPDSSNQTMVAGTYGYIAPELAYTMVVTEKCDVYSFGVVALEIMMGRHPGDLLSSLTTLKSTQTKMLNDILDTRLPRPTRQQKHDIFLVLTQAFACLCSNHKSRPSMIALSHKFSQIPVILAANSIYITSVEQVY is encoded by the exons ATGAACGCGGGGAATGGTGATGTTTGTTCAATATGGAACTTTGATGGAAACATTGCATATGAGGACATCATAAGAGCAACAAATAATTTTGACATAAGATACTGCATAGGAACTGGTGGCTATGGCAGTGTATATGAAGCCAGGTTGCCAAGTGGCAAGACTGTGGCACTCAAGAAACTTCATCGCCTGGAAGCC GAGGAGCCAGCTTTTGACAGTAGTTTTAGAAATGAGGTGCATGTGTTGTCAAACATAAGACACAAAAATATTGTAAAGCTCTTTGGTTTCTGCTTGCACCATCGATGCATGTTCCTTGTATACGAGTATATAGAGAATGGAAGTTTATTTTGTGCCCTCAGAGATGATGGCCACGCTTTGGAATTAGATTGGAGCAAGAGAGTGAACATTGTAAAAGGTATAGCACTTGCTTTATCTTACCTGCACCATGAATGCACTCCATCTATAGTTCATCGAGACATATCTACTAATAATATACTACTAAACTCCACAATGGAGGCCTTTGTTGCTGACTTTGGTGAATCAAGGTTGCTAGACCCCGATTCATCCAATCAAACTATGGTTGCAGGCACTTATGGTTATATTGCTCCAG AACTTGCATACACGATGGTTGTAACGGAGAAATGCGATGTTTATAGCTTTGGAGTTGTGGCATTAGAAATCATGATGGGAAGGCATCCAGGAGATCTCCTATCCTCATTGACAACTCTCAAATCCACCCAAACTAAAATGTTGAATGATATATTGGACACTCGACTCCCGCGTCCAACACGTCAACAAAAGcatgacatttttcttgttttaacGCAAGCATTTGCATGTCTATGCTCGAACCACAAATCTCGGCCATCTATGATTGCTTTATCTCATAAATTTTCACAAATTCCAGTGATATTGGCTGCAAATTCTATTTATATAACTTCTGTTGAGCAGGTTTATTGA
- the LOC141689091 gene encoding uncharacterized protein LOC141689091: MAEENASASQPDTQLFTLLTGLLQQVEALTNQEEVELRSKIEALGLEVTKVPSKSKKNLDELEIAKELDELSAKLDNVDEMISSAIAADPQVKSLLSSTADVWMPVITATSDERRNFTASIEDKNLELKDKNSI; the protein is encoded by the exons atgGCTGAAGAAAACGCATCAGCGTCACAGCCAGATACACAGCTCTTTACGCTTCTAACAGGTCTTCTCCAACAG GTGGAAGCATTGACCAACCAAGAAGAAGTCGAATTGCGTTCGAAAATTGAAGCCCTTGGATTGGAGGTTACAAAAGTCCCTTCAAAGTCAAAAAAGAATCTTGATGAG CTAGAAATAGCAAAGGAGTTGGATGAACTGTCAGCAAAGCTGGATAATGTGGATGAAATGATATCCTCCGCAATAGCTGCCGATCCGCAGGTTAAGTCCCTTCTCAGTAGTACTGCTGATGTATGGATGCCAGTTATCACAGCTACTTCAGATGAAAGGCGCAACTTTACCGCATCAATTGAAGATAAAAATCTTGAGCTGAAGGACAAGAATTCAATTTAG